One window from the genome of Hypanus sabinus isolate sHypSab1 chromosome 16, sHypSab1.hap1, whole genome shotgun sequence encodes:
- the LOC132405797 gene encoding general transcription factor II-I repeat domain-containing protein 2-like, with protein MVDMTAHLNTLNTALQGKGRTALHTLEDVLAFERKLTVLARDLQKGTLSHFPNLREFKQGHDMIISEYLHSAIIAMQTSFGKRFCEFREEKNTLSFPVTPLSIDPSLLNTTALAGVSQPDLEMELADIADKDIWVSKFRRLTADLEDVARQKAVLAQKHKWSDIENLTDDSLRSCVKMKVTSYSPDVQTLCAEVQEQKSH; from the coding sequence atggtagacatgacagcgcacctgaacacgctgaacacagctcttcaggggaaaggacgtacagccctgcacacgttggaggatgttttggcattcgagcgcaagttgacagtgcttgccagagatttacagaaaggcactttgtctcacttccccaatttgagagagttcaaacaaggtcacgacatgataatttcggagtatttacattctgcaatcatcgcaatgcaaacatcgtttgggaaacgcttctgtgagttcagagaggaaaaaaacacattatccttcccggtcactcccttaagcatcgatccttccctactgaatacgactgcattggcaggtgtgagtcaacctgatcttgagatggaactggccgacatagccgacaaagacatatgggtgtccaagtttagacgcttgacagcagaccttgaagatgttgcccgtcagaaggccgttcttgctcagaaacacaaatggagtgatattgaaaacctcacagatgacagcttgcgatcctgtgtaaagatgaaggtgacatcatacagccctgatgtgcagacgctgtgcgctgaggtccaggagcagaaatcccattaa